The Leguminivora glycinivorella isolate SPB_JAAS2020 chromosome 1, LegGlyc_1.1, whole genome shotgun sequence genome includes a region encoding these proteins:
- the LOC125226583 gene encoding nucleoside diphosphate kinase homolog 5-like, translating into MSIASSDSELEFQSYSERTLALIKPEALEDAEAIENHIRNNGFIILAKRQVHLTPEQAAELYKGHYGRHHFPHLVAHISRGPVIALVLAARNAIQKWRTLMGPARVEEAQAYWPDSLRACYGRRTAFGDYFNGLHGSENLSEAIREIHFFFPTMVVGPILRRWQVKDYIQKHLTEVLTPGLTALAHERPAEPVLWLAEYLLDNNPNEPRVAPQPRDLREDERCVTPQPSELSKE; encoded by the exons ATGTCGATCGCGTCATCAGATTCTGAGTTGGAGTTCCAATCATACTCGGAGCGGACGCTGGCACTGATCAAGCCGGAGGCTCTGGAGGATGCTGAGGCTATCGAGAACCATATACGGAACAACGGTTTCATCATACTTGCt AAACGCCAAGTCCACTTGACGCCCGAGCAAGCGGCGGAGCTGTACAAGGGTCACTACGGCCGCCACCACTTCCCGCACTTGGTGGCGCACATATCCCGGGGCCCGGTCATCGCACTAGTGCTGGCAGCTCGTAATGCTATACAGAAGTGGAGGACGCTTATGGGCCCTGCCAG GGTGGAGGAGGCTCAAGCGTACTGGCCGGACAGCCTGCGCGCCTGTTACGGGCGCCGCACAGCGTTCGGAGACTACTTCAACGGTCTGCATGGCAGCGAGAACCTCTCAGAGGCCATCAGGGAGATACACTTCTTCTTTCCTACAA TGGTAGTCGGGCCGATCCTCCGGCGCTGGCAGGTGAAGGACTACATCCAGAAGCACCTGACGGAGGTGCTGACGCCGGGGCTGACGGCGCTGGCGCACGAGCGGCCGGCCGAGCCCGTGCTGTGGCTGGCCGAGTACCTGCTGGACAACAACCCGAACGAGCCGCGCGTGGCGCCGCAGCCGAGAGACCTGCGGGAGGACGAGAGGTGTGTCACGCCGCAACCGAGCGAGCTGTCCAAGGAGTag